The Gilliamella apicola genome window below encodes:
- a CDS encoding TonB-dependent receptor domain-containing protein, whose protein sequence is MNTKFKLATHVINTSLLLSLSGIATAASDKDTDTMVVTASGFSQQIKEAPATISVITPEEISKKPYRDVTDALKDIPGVTITGGGDSTDISIRGMDAKYTLLLIDGKKVSTRETRPNSDNSGFEQGWLPPLTVIERIEVVRGPMSSLYGSDAMGGVVNIITKKVSNKWHGGVRIESVIPYRSDEKNTYIGSFSTMGPIIDDILGIQLYGQYSRRHEDKFLNGHSGQKLRSLNGKISLNATETQTFDLDFGRSLQNSNATGGKTRPVNRGDFNRDNRRNSFALTHNGLFGDVSTTSFIAHESNNNPERKMKIRNTNVDSRVTIPFWINMLTAGGEYTYQELHDGGNQLNKNLSKIDRWSYAFFADDEIRIIDNWSITAGVRYNRDENYGHNWNPKIYSVWNIDDNFTLKGGYSTGFATPQLRQVVSDWGQVTGGSGTGNKGMIMGNPDLKPERTKSFEIGVGYTNEYGVDASVTAFYTKYKDKIQSFYICRGTAGSRNCQINGYREKFDFVQGRENVDKADLKGLELSFKTPLFTDFLLSSNYSWNKSEQKTGNNKGKPLNRTPKQKFNTQLDWYVTHKWDLWTKVAYYGVESTTDRSGKKIEYPSYTFWDVGASFHINKNAKIYGGVYNLFDKDVSNADFGKTLEGRRYFIGTEINF, encoded by the coding sequence ATGAATACTAAATTCAAATTGGCAACACATGTCATTAACACTAGTCTTTTATTGTCCTTGTCTGGGATAGCTACGGCTGCAAGCGATAAAGACACAGATACCATGGTGGTGACAGCATCAGGATTTTCACAACAAATTAAAGAAGCACCGGCAACAATTTCAGTTATTACTCCGGAAGAAATTAGCAAAAAACCTTACCGTGATGTGACTGATGCACTTAAAGATATACCTGGTGTTACAATAACTGGTGGCGGGGATTCGACCGATATTAGTATTCGTGGTATGGATGCTAAATACACTCTATTATTAATTGATGGTAAAAAAGTCAGTACACGTGAAACTAGACCAAATAGTGATAATTCCGGTTTTGAACAAGGGTGGTTACCACCGTTAACCGTTATTGAACGTATTGAGGTTGTTCGTGGACCTATGTCTTCTTTATATGGTTCCGATGCTATGGGTGGGGTAGTTAATATCATCACTAAAAAAGTGTCTAACAAATGGCATGGTGGTGTACGTATTGAGTCAGTGATTCCTTACCGTTCAGATGAAAAAAATACCTATATTGGTAGTTTTTCAACCATGGGACCAATTATTGATGATATTTTGGGTATTCAGTTATATGGTCAATATAGTAGACGTCATGAGGACAAATTCCTAAATGGCCATTCCGGACAAAAATTACGTAGCCTGAATGGTAAAATATCCCTTAATGCAACTGAAACACAAACATTTGATCTCGACTTTGGGCGATCTTTACAAAATAGTAATGCTACAGGTGGAAAAACAAGGCCAGTTAATCGTGGTGATTTCAATCGAGATAACCGTCGTAACTCTTTTGCTTTGACTCATAATGGTTTATTTGGTGATGTATCAACAACATCTTTTATTGCTCATGAAAGCAATAATAATCCAGAAAGGAAAATGAAAATTCGTAATACGAATGTTGACTCTCGTGTGACAATTCCTTTCTGGATTAATATGTTAACCGCTGGTGGTGAATATACTTATCAAGAACTTCATGATGGTGGTAATCAGTTAAATAAAAACTTATCAAAAATTGATCGTTGGAGTTATGCGTTTTTTGCTGATGATGAGATCAGAATCATTGATAACTGGAGTATAACTGCTGGCGTACGTTATAATCGCGATGAAAACTATGGTCATAACTGGAATCCTAAGATTTATAGTGTCTGGAATATAGATGATAACTTTACTTTGAAGGGTGGTTATTCAACTGGATTTGCAACACCACAACTACGTCAAGTAGTTTCAGACTGGGGACAAGTAACAGGTGGATCGGGTACAGGTAATAAAGGGATGATAATGGGAAATCCAGATTTAAAACCTGAAAGAACTAAATCATTTGAAATTGGTGTAGGTTATACCAATGAATATGGTGTTGATGCATCTGTAACAGCTTTTTATACTAAATATAAAGATAAAATTCAATCATTCTATATTTGCCGAGGTACTGCGGGATCAAGAAATTGCCAAATCAATGGTTATCGTGAAAAATTTGATTTTGTTCAAGGGCGAGAGAATGTGGATAAGGCAGATCTTAAAGGTTTAGAGCTATCATTCAAAACACCACTATTTACTGATTTCTTGTTAAGTTCTAACTATTCTTGGAATAAATCAGAACAAAAAACCGGAAATAATAAAGGTAAACCTTTAAACCGTACACCAAAGCAAAAATTCAATACTCAACTTGATTGGTATGTTACTCACAAGTGGGATTTATGGACTAAAGTTGCTTATTATGGTGTAGAAAGTACAACAGATAGAAGTGGTAAGAAAATTGAATATCCAAGTTATACCTTCTGGGATGTGGGTGCATCTTTCCATATAAATAAAAATGCTAAGATATATGGTGGAGTTTATAACCTGTTTGACAAAGATGTCTCAAATGCTGACTTCGGTAAAACTTTAGAAGGTCGACGTTACTTCATAGGTACCGAGATTAACTTCTAA
- a CDS encoding siderophore ABC transporter substrate-binding protein: MNTKKKLLLSTLAALVLGLTGCQSSMTVTTDNNQSVVVPKSPSKVVVMNYGALDTLDALGKGSIVAGAPLSVLPSYLQQYKNTTIADTGNMKEPSIDAIKQAKPQLIIIDGRQASRAQELSKIAPVINLSVDAKNYLESTKKHINVLADITGTEKTASNLIQALDVKITHAQTVAQSSSKKAIVTIHNDGKMILINASSSAALIHDVLKVKRAVPFFIQPINNGERPKPTFIDNNYVNNVKPDIIYVVDRSKAIGQAAMKEDFFDAKVLAENKTQVVYLTPDLWYLSGGGAESLDRQIDEVINGLK, translated from the coding sequence ATGAATACCAAAAAAAAATTACTATTGAGCACATTAGCTGCACTTGTCTTAGGATTAACGGGTTGTCAATCTTCCATGACAGTTACTACCGATAATAATCAATCAGTTGTAGTACCAAAATCACCAAGTAAAGTTGTCGTAATGAACTATGGTGCACTAGACACTTTAGACGCTTTAGGTAAAGGTTCAATTGTTGCAGGTGCGCCTCTTTCTGTTCTGCCTTCTTATCTTCAGCAGTATAAAAATACAACTATTGCTGATACCGGTAATATGAAAGAACCGAGTATAGATGCAATCAAACAAGCTAAACCACAACTTATTATCATTGATGGTCGTCAAGCCAGCAGAGCTCAAGAGTTATCTAAAATTGCACCTGTAATTAATTTAAGTGTTGATGCAAAAAACTACCTTGAATCAACTAAAAAACATATAAATGTATTAGCAGATATTACTGGCACTGAAAAAACTGCAAGTAATTTAATTCAAGCACTAGATGTAAAAATAACGCATGCTCAAACAGTTGCGCAATCAAGTTCTAAAAAAGCAATTGTTACAATCCATAATGATGGTAAAATGATTCTAATTAACGCAAGTTCAAGTGCAGCGTTGATTCATGATGTTTTAAAAGTAAAACGAGCTGTTCCATTTTTCATTCAACCAATAAATAATGGTGAAAGACCAAAACCAACTTTTATTGACAATAATTACGTCAATAATGTTAAACCCGATATCATTTATGTCGTTGACCGTAGTAAAGCAATTGGTCAGGCAGCTATGAAAGAAGATTTCTTCGATGCAAAAGTATTAGCTGAAAACAAAACTCAAGTTGTTTATTTAACACCAGATCTTTGGTACTTATCTGGTGGTGGTGCAGAAAGTTTAGATCGTCAAATTGATGAAGTTATCAATGGTCTAAAATAG
- the rimO gene encoding 30S ribosomal protein S12 methylthiotransferase RimO gives MNISSPTIGFVSLGCPKNLVDSERILTELRTQGYQVVPTYENADLVIVNTCGFIDSAVQESLEAIGEALNENGKVIVTGCLGAKEDQIRSVHPKVLEISGPHSYEAVLSHVNKYAPKPAYNPFTSLVPEQGIKLTPKHYAYLKISEGCNHSCTFCIIPSLRGEMVSRPIGNVLDEAKRLVDSGVKELLVIAQDTSAYGIDIKNRTNFWNGMPLKTNIQTLCEQLSSLGIWVRLHYMYPYPSIDDLIPLMAEGKILPYLDVPLQHASPTVLKSMKRPGTIERTLERIQQWREICPEITLRSTFIVGYPGETEQDFELLLDFLEKAQLDRVGCFPYSPVEGAAANELANQVPDEIKQQRFDRFMQLQQKISMQKLQAKIGKTLAVIIDEVDDEGAIGRSMADAPEIDGVVYLNEEKDVKVGDIVQVIIEHSDEYDLWGTIKR, from the coding sequence ATGAATATATCATCCCCAACAATTGGATTTGTGAGCCTTGGTTGTCCTAAAAATTTGGTTGACTCAGAGCGAATATTAACAGAACTGCGTACCCAAGGTTATCAAGTGGTACCTACTTATGAAAATGCTGATCTGGTGATTGTTAACACTTGTGGATTTATTGACAGCGCTGTACAAGAATCGCTTGAAGCCATTGGCGAAGCTCTTAATGAAAATGGTAAAGTGATTGTTACCGGTTGTCTTGGCGCTAAAGAAGATCAGATCCGTAGCGTACATCCAAAAGTACTTGAAATTTCTGGCCCCCATAGTTACGAAGCAGTATTAAGTCATGTGAATAAATATGCGCCAAAACCAGCATATAATCCATTCACCAGCTTAGTACCAGAGCAAGGGATAAAATTAACACCTAAACACTATGCATACTTAAAAATCTCAGAAGGTTGTAATCATAGTTGTACATTTTGCATCATTCCTTCTTTACGTGGGGAGATGGTTAGTCGCCCTATCGGTAATGTACTTGATGAAGCAAAACGATTAGTTGACAGCGGAGTGAAAGAACTTTTAGTTATCGCACAAGATACCTCAGCTTATGGTATTGATATCAAAAATCGCACCAACTTTTGGAATGGTATGCCTTTAAAAACCAATATCCAAACACTTTGTGAACAATTATCCAGTCTTGGTATCTGGGTAAGATTACATTATATGTACCCATATCCAAGTATAGATGACTTAATACCATTAATGGCAGAAGGAAAAATCTTACCTTATTTAGATGTTCCTTTACAGCATGCTAGCCCAACAGTTTTAAAATCAATGAAACGTCCTGGGACAATTGAAAGAACGCTTGAACGAATTCAACAGTGGCGTGAAATTTGTCCAGAAATTACTCTGCGTTCAACTTTTATTGTAGGTTATCCAGGGGAAACTGAACAAGATTTTGAATTACTGCTCGACTTTTTAGAAAAAGCTCAATTAGATCGCGTTGGCTGTTTTCCTTACAGTCCCGTTGAAGGTGCAGCAGCAAATGAATTAGCTAACCAAGTGCCTGACGAAATTAAACAACAACGATTTGATAGGTTTATGCAGTTGCAGCAAAAGATATCAATGCAAAAATTACAAGCTAAAATAGGGAAAACATTAGCAGTAATTATTGATGAAGTCGATGACGAAGGTGCAATAGGACGTAGTATGGCTGATGCGCCTGAAATTGACGGTGTTGTATATTTAAATGAAGAAAAAGATGTTAAAGTCGGGGACATTGTTCAAGTCATCATTGAGCATTCTGATGAATATGACTTATGGGGAACGATTAAACGGTAA
- a CDS encoding MATE family efflux transporter has protein sequence MKQHYKHEIKNLGKLAVPVLIAQVSQTAITFVDTIMAGHYSKTALSGVAIAVSIWLPTVLFGQGLLTVLTPIIANLNGAAKRDQIANHTRQGVVIALFLSVLIMLILYHSDQLIGLRSSADHPIDPEMMAVAVKFLRAIMWGVPAFLLFLVYRNQCEGLSNTKPAMVIIFIALLANIPINYVLIYGKLGLPAFGGVGCGITAAIIFWLMFGLIRLYTLTTASQRDIRETQLTKLVDFKVIKNIVMLGMPLALAYFFEMSLFAMIALLIAPLGQVTVAAHQIIFTISSLTFAIPLSLGVASSIRVGFLLGNKKPSLAKQTAYVSLAISLAIAVVVALILVVFRSPIINIFTGEADVITICLQLIILLAIYQAFDYLQVVASNVLRGYKDTKSIFYITLISYWGVGLPVGYILGLTDLIMQPIGAAGFWIGIILGLAVAAFLLIARMIYIQKQPQEIILNKSSR, from the coding sequence ATGAAACAACATTATAAACATGAAATAAAAAATCTTGGTAAATTAGCTGTGCCAGTACTTATTGCACAAGTATCACAAACAGCCATCACTTTTGTTGATACCATTATGGCAGGACATTACAGTAAAACAGCATTATCTGGTGTTGCCATCGCTGTATCAATTTGGTTACCAACAGTCTTGTTTGGACAGGGGCTACTAACTGTTCTAACTCCAATTATTGCCAACTTAAATGGTGCAGCTAAACGAGATCAAATTGCTAATCATACACGCCAAGGTGTAGTGATCGCCCTGTTTTTATCTGTGTTAATAATGTTGATTTTATATCATTCAGACCAATTAATCGGTTTACGAAGTTCCGCTGATCACCCTATTGATCCCGAAATGATGGCTGTGGCCGTAAAGTTTTTACGAGCGATAATGTGGGGAGTACCAGCATTCTTGCTGTTTTTAGTTTATCGCAATCAATGTGAAGGATTGTCTAATACTAAACCAGCTATGGTGATAATATTCATAGCATTACTTGCTAATATTCCAATTAATTATGTTTTGATTTATGGCAAGTTAGGATTACCTGCTTTTGGTGGTGTTGGTTGTGGTATTACTGCCGCCATAATTTTTTGGCTAATGTTTGGCTTAATCCGCTTATATACCTTAACTACTGCAAGTCAACGAGATATTCGAGAAACCCAATTGACTAAATTGGTTGATTTTAAAGTAATCAAAAATATCGTTATGCTTGGTATGCCTTTAGCATTAGCTTACTTTTTCGAAATGAGCTTATTTGCTATGATAGCTTTACTTATTGCTCCACTTGGCCAAGTAACTGTTGCTGCTCATCAGATTATCTTTACTATCAGCAGTCTAACTTTTGCAATACCACTATCTTTAGGTGTAGCATCAAGTATCCGAGTAGGTTTTTTACTGGGCAATAAAAAACCATCATTAGCAAAACAAACTGCTTATGTCAGCTTGGCGATATCGTTAGCGATTGCGGTGGTTGTAGCATTAATACTGGTTGTTTTTAGATCGCCAATTATTAATATATTTACAGGAGAAGCAGATGTAATTACTATTTGCTTGCAACTTATAATTTTACTCGCAATTTATCAAGCTTTTGATTATCTACAGGTTGTAGCAAGCAATGTATTACGCGGTTATAAAGATACGAAAAGTATTTTTTACATCACTCTTATCTCTTATTGGGGCGTTGGTCTACCAGTTGGATATATTTTAGGACTAACCGATTTAATCATGCAGCCAATAGGCGCTGCAGGTTTTTGGATTGGAATTATATTAGGATTGGCAGTCGCAGCATTCTTACTTATTGCTAGAATGATCTATATCCAAAAACAGCCACAAGAAATAATTTTAAATAAATCTTCAAGATAA
- a CDS encoding sulfatase-like hydrolase/transferase has product MIFIKRKLFTHIVCICLSIALFYLLGYEKRFDRVLLTYFSLIFLARFTLFRFFFGAIFVIASVYFPIGFYYGSPNVAVISAVSETDFDEVLEFFNQLPIYLYFIPIVLIILFIYIFYKVKFPTVNNKYFIILFLVLCCYKPIKIFFKSQTSSIPTILVQNFKYPPFEFCVDLYSSYKLYTTEKQEQLKQIEKTNTIPIVSVNPKYKTYVIIIGESVRKDYLSAYGFKYDNTPFTNEHASLIWDGLIAPASNTQSSIPHLISQSIYLDNKEVNAQINNNIITIANDAGFDTYWLSNQGQLGRIEITVPRITAYSKNIFYTKKGEYNGKSSRGKYDTLLLPELDNLLAEKHDKPKLIVMHLIGSHPHFCKRLQFDVQFDLNNKNISCYVSSIKETDDFIKSTIEILKRHNEDYSVVYFADHGLSHTEQYQDLRHNWEKQNSYQVPLIFFDSAANNHIKINKQISGYQFVYLLSHWMGIKLNIQHDYMQYDLMDIPEQKNIQIKDWNNKLFPFNDLKKDPNPY; this is encoded by the coding sequence GTGATATTTATAAAAAGAAAACTATTTACACATATTGTTTGCATTTGTCTCTCAATAGCATTGTTTTACCTATTAGGTTATGAAAAAAGATTTGATAGAGTATTACTTACTTATTTTTCTCTAATTTTTTTAGCTAGATTCACACTATTTCGTTTCTTTTTTGGGGCGATATTTGTCATTGCATCAGTTTATTTCCCGATAGGATTTTATTATGGAAGTCCAAACGTTGCAGTTATCAGTGCGGTATCAGAAACCGATTTTGATGAAGTATTAGAATTCTTTAATCAATTACCTATTTATCTTTATTTTATTCCAATTGTCCTCATAATTTTATTTATATATATATTTTATAAAGTTAAATTTCCAACAGTTAATAACAAATATTTTATCATTTTGTTTTTGGTATTATGTTGTTATAAACCAATCAAAATATTTTTTAAAAGTCAGACTTCTTCAATTCCAACAATTTTAGTTCAAAATTTTAAATATCCGCCTTTTGAATTTTGCGTCGATTTATATTCAAGCTATAAGTTATACACAACAGAGAAACAAGAGCAACTTAAACAAATTGAAAAAACTAATACAATCCCTATTGTTTCAGTAAATCCTAAATATAAAACCTATGTTATTATCATCGGTGAAAGTGTTCGTAAAGATTATTTGAGCGCTTATGGATTCAAATATGATAATACTCCTTTTACAAATGAACATGCCTCACTAATTTGGGATGGATTAATTGCTCCGGCATCAAATACTCAATCATCAATTCCTCATTTAATTAGTCAATCTATTTATTTAGATAATAAAGAAGTTAATGCACAAATAAACAATAATATTATTACTATTGCAAATGATGCTGGATTTGATACCTACTGGCTTTCGAACCAAGGCCAATTAGGTAGAATAGAAATAACTGTGCCGAGAATTACCGCTTATAGCAAAAATATTTTCTATACTAAAAAAGGGGAATATAACGGTAAATCGTCTCGAGGTAAATACGATACCTTACTTTTACCTGAACTAGATAACTTATTAGCAGAAAAGCATGACAAACCAAAACTTATTGTTATGCATTTAATTGGTTCCCATCCGCATTTTTGTAAAAGATTACAGTTTGATGTGCAATTTGATCTCAATAATAAAAATATATCATGTTATGTCAGTAGTATCAAAGAAACGGACGATTTTATAAAATCAACAATAGAGATATTAAAACGACATAATGAAGATTATTCTGTGGTTTACTTTGCTGATCATGGGCTTTCTCATACTGAACAATACCAAGATTTAAGACATAATTGGGAAAAACAAAATAGTTATCAAGTACCATTAATATTTTTTGATTCAGCAGCAAATAATCATATTAAAATCAATAAACAAATTTCAGGATATCAATTCGTTTATTTATTAAGTCATTGGATGGGAATAAAATTAAATATTCAACATGATTATATGCAATATGATTTGATGGATATACCTGAACAAAAAAATATTCAAATTAAAGATTGGAATAATAAGCTATTTCCATTTAATGATTTGAAAAAAGATCCTAATCCATATTAA
- a CDS encoding PTS glucitol/sorbitol transporter subunit IIA, protein MSRSVITEIGSIVPEFEEEKVIILFGPMATPDLKEICVIHEFHKKPNQTLVEGKEFMLGEHKYIIKQVGSEANKNFEELGHISIYFKQSDNDILPGAIQVEPDVFPKLNIGDNICFDFS, encoded by the coding sequence ATGTCAAGAAGTGTCATTACTGAAATTGGGTCTATTGTTCCCGAATTTGAAGAAGAAAAAGTTATCATTTTATTTGGTCCAATGGCAACACCTGATTTAAAGGAAATTTGTGTAATACATGAATTTCATAAAAAGCCAAACCAAACATTGGTTGAAGGTAAAGAATTTATGTTAGGTGAACATAAATATATTATTAAACAAGTTGGCAGCGAGGCAAATAAAAACTTCGAAGAATTGGGACATATTTCTATTTATTTTAAACAAAGTGATAATGACATTCTGCCTGGTGCAATACAAGTTGAACCAGATGTTTTTCCAAAATTGAATATTGGTGATAACATTTGTTTTGATTTTAGTTGA
- the srlE gene encoding PTS glucitol/sorbitol transporter subunit IIB: protein MYKTIIIDKGQGGWGTGFSLTPTAEKHKILSVTGGGIHPVAQRIAELSGGEAVDGFKNAIPENEILCAIIDCGGTARIGVYPMKKIPTIDVIPSAPTGPLAKHITEDVFVSGVKPQNIKLLEGHNEQSTASAQNEQQQTQTSEDPVLDREKFKEKYAQIKSEHRQNQKEGLLIKLSRGIGKAMGIFYQAGRDSTDMLIKNIIPFMAFISMLIGIINYTGIGNIIATTLSPLAGSIWGMMVIAFICSLPFLSPILGPGAVIAQVIGVLIGSQIAIGAIPVTYALPALFAINAQAGCDFIPVGLSLGEAKPQTVQIGVPAVLYSRMITGILAVIVAWVMSIGMY from the coding sequence ATGTATAAAACAATTATTATTGATAAAGGCCAAGGTGGCTGGGGAACTGGTTTTTCTTTAACGCCAACAGCTGAAAAACATAAGATACTTTCTGTAACAGGTGGTGGTATTCATCCAGTTGCCCAAAGAATTGCTGAACTTTCGGGTGGGGAAGCTGTAGACGGTTTCAAAAATGCAATTCCAGAAAATGAAATTCTGTGCGCAATTATTGATTGTGGTGGAACAGCTCGAATTGGTGTTTATCCAATGAAAAAAATTCCTACTATCGATGTTATTCCATCAGCACCAACAGGTCCTTTAGCAAAACATATTACTGAAGATGTTTTTGTTTCAGGCGTTAAACCTCAAAACATAAAACTATTAGAAGGTCATAATGAACAATCAACAGCATCTGCGCAAAATGAACAACAGCAAACACAAACGTCTGAAGATCCAGTTCTGGATCGCGAAAAATTCAAAGAAAAATATGCACAAATAAAGAGTGAACATCGTCAAAATCAAAAAGAAGGCTTATTGATTAAATTATCCCGAGGTATTGGTAAAGCAATGGGAATCTTTTATCAAGCAGGTCGTGATTCGACTGATATGTTAATTAAAAATATTATACCTTTTATGGCATTTATTAGTATGCTAATAGGTATTATCAATTACACAGGTATTGGTAATATAATAGCTACAACATTGTCACCTTTAGCTGGCTCAATATGGGGTATGATGGTAATTGCATTCATTTGTAGCTTACCATTTTTATCTCCAATTCTTGGACCGGGAGCAGTTATTGCTCAAGTTATTGGGGTCTTGATAGGTTCACAGATTGCAATTGGTGCAATTCCTGTTACTTATGCATTACCTGCATTGTTTGCTATTAATGCTCAAGCTGGATGTGACTTTATTCCTGTTGGACTGTCTTTAGGGGAAGCAAAACCTCAAACAGTTCAAATTGGGGTACCAGCAGTATTGTATAGTCGAATGATAACTGGAATATTGGCTGTTATTGTTGCATGGGTTATGAGTATTGGAATGTACTAA
- the srlA gene encoding PTS glucitol/sorbitol transporter subunit IIC, whose product MEYIEWFGTHFIGLFQAGGKVFVGFMTDIVPLLIVLLTFTYSLIAFIGEQRVTKAIQFSAKNMLLRYSLMPILSVLMLTNPMAYTFGRFVKEEQKPAFYDSVVSFLHPVTGMFPYANAGELFVYLGIANGVINAGYNISSLSVRYFLAGIIIILMRGVITEIITKFLMRKKNL is encoded by the coding sequence ATGGAATATATTGAGTGGTTTGGAACCCATTTTATTGGGTTATTTCAGGCTGGTGGGAAAGTTTTTGTTGGGTTTATGACAGATATTGTCCCGCTTTTGATTGTGTTACTAACATTTACATATTCTCTAATCGCTTTTATTGGTGAACAACGAGTCACTAAGGCAATTCAATTTTCGGCCAAAAATATGTTATTGCGCTACAGTTTAATGCCAATTCTGTCTGTTTTAATGCTGACTAATCCAATGGCTTATACTTTTGGTCGTTTTGTTAAAGAAGAACAAAAACCGGCTTTTTATGATTCGGTTGTTTCTTTTTTGCATCCTGTAACAGGTATGTTTCCTTATGCAAACGCTGGTGAGTTATTTGTATATCTAGGTATTGCAAATGGTGTTATCAATGCAGGTTATAACATTTCAAGTCTTTCTGTTCGGTATTTTTTAGCTGGTATTATCATTATTTTAATGCGTGGTGTTATTACCGAAATTATTACTAAATTTTTGATGCGTAAAAAAAATCTGTAG
- a CDS encoding transcriptional regulator GutM produces MNIVIIASVVFVLQSILSLMQIRYYQRYMYNITQQYSNSKNYHLYSSIERKKLGSSAIVVMVIDENKMVKECQLLKGKSIFAKFKPLTRFYGCHLSQILTNLKEESETRKLSLEERAIIKMGTNQLPV; encoded by the coding sequence ATGAATATTGTAATAATCGCCAGTGTTGTTTTTGTTTTACAGTCGATATTGAGTTTAATGCAAATTAGGTATTATCAAAGATATATGTACAACATCACTCAACAATATTCAAATTCTAAAAATTATCATCTTTATTCATCTATTGAACGTAAAAAGTTAGGTTCAAGCGCAATTGTGGTGATGGTGATAGATGAAAATAAAATGGTTAAGGAATGCCAACTTTTGAAAGGAAAATCAATCTTTGCCAAATTTAAACCATTAACAAGATTCTATGGATGCCACTTATCACAAATTTTAACCAATTTAAAAGAAGAAAGTGAAACTAGAAAACTTTCTCTTGAAGAAAGAGCAATTATAAAAATGGGAACAAACCAACTTCCTGTTTAA